The nucleotide window CGGGTTCGGAAGCCTCTGGAACACTGCTGAGAACAGCTGGACCAGGTTTCCCACAATCCCCAGCGCACACCTTGGGGCTGGGACAGAGTTCGCCCACTAGTCTTCACCAAGTCTTCAACCAGAGCTGGAGATACACAGAAAACACCTGTCATTTGCTTTATTAATATCCAGATGCCTTTAAAATGCAccataaaaaatgatttttgaaAATCCCTTTCACATGCAGCACTAAGGAAGAGAAAACATGACTGACACGACTTTGATTCAAAAGAAATGACTGAAAGTTGATTCCAGCATCTTTTGATCCGCCCTGCTGAATGAGTGAATCGCTCAGAAAATCTAAACTTCTAAATTTTCAATGAGCTCAAACATAAAGCGCAGGATTTTATCTTTTCATTGCCAAACtctgcagacagacagcctgTTATGAAACATTAATTAGTGAGGTGTAATCTGGGCCACGTTGGAAAATGAACTCGTTTTCCGTTACACCCGCcacaccgcacacacacaggcatccACAATCAGAAATTATTTACATATGAATGAGAAGTGCTTCCTGAGGCTCTTAATGGGGACAGCAGAAATATTTCAGGACGAGAGCAGCGACAGaatatgaaacaataaaatgacACTATCAGCCTGTCAGCTTCATCTATGCCGGAGTAAATACCTAAATATGATTTTATTTCGCttggttttgtttgaaaaattcagtgaaaggaaagaaggaaaagcCATGGACATGTGTGTCCCCATAACGGCTCAATGATGTTTAATCAATCTGCCGATTGATGTCTACAAAACAGTTTGGCTGCATCCTGCTTTTGATGAGACCAGCTGTGTTTATTGTGGCAAACTGGGAGCTCAGCCACCAGCAGCTCTCCTTAAAGCCCAATCAGATGCTGCTCTAGTTCAGCAGGTTTTACAGATACAGTATATTAGACTGGTCTGTAGAGTTAAACCAgggttcattttgtttttagacTGCTTTCATCCAAAAATCAAGGCTCACACTCACAGTCAGTCTGGCAGGCTCCAGACCCGTCATTGGGGCAGAACCGGGTTTCCATCTTCTTCTTGCCCAGCTGGAGTTGCTGGGGGTCGGGGAGCAGTGCCCGGCAGGTGTACCTGAATCTCTGCTCCTGCCTTGACCCATCTTGACTGACATTGACTGGCATCCAGGGAGTCCAGGGGGTGTTGCGGCGCACCTCAGGGCAGGCCTCCAGGTTACAGGCCTTATACTCCTGCAAACAGGACGGAGGGCGTTTATCACCATTAATGTAGAAtaaactgagctgctgctgccctttgttttctttacctccCAAAGCCATAGGATCACATTGTTTCAGTAATTCACTGTAAACAGCTTGCAGAGACATAATGCTGCCTTAATAAACAACaccaaacaacacaaatatTGCATTTCTGTCTGGAGGGACTTTATTATGCAGCCAATTACTGTGTTTAATAGAACCTCTTAAACTCTTCTGGTGGCTGTGAAGAGGCAAAACTTAAGGTGGCACTAAAGGCTGCATCTTGCTGCAGACACACAATGACTTCTCCTAGTTCTGTCGTGGGTTCAAGAAACACAACTCTCAATGTTTGTGGgtgggaagccagtgagggaGCATGCCACTAGCAACTACAACCTATAGATCAGGGCTCATGAGAGGAAAGAAGTGGATTCTTGGAGGGACAGTGTAAACGGCAGTTGGCCAGGCCATGGCACAAAAGAATTGGTCATGAAAAACTGGGAGGAGAAAAATCCCATAATCCATCTGGTTACAATTTACGGAGCACATTCATGCCCCCAAGGGGATTAATCTTTTAATTTCATAAACCAATTATCCGTCCTGTAGCAACTAAAGCCTAAAGGACCGATTAAAACGAAATCATTTATTCTCTGCAGAGAAACATAAATAAGAAGCGGACTGCGATAATAAATATTGCAAGACTCTTCAATTTAACATGTATTCTAACAAACGTATCCAGTTTGAAAAGGCCGGTAGTTTTTTGTGATCAATaagacacagaggagaaaatTAAACCATATTTATCTTACAGAATATACTGAAATATTCAGTGTAAAAGGACCACTTTTCAGTGTGGTTCTCAACATCTTAACCTCATTTCTTTAATTCCAAGCACTATAGTACCGTGGAGCATCCAGGACAGCTGTTGCCATTCTCGCAGGTTCTGGTCCTGGAGTGGACGCCCCCTCCACATTCAGCACTGCAGTGAGCCCAGGGGCCCCACGCTGTCCACAACACGGGCAGGGGACACGGCTTTTTCTCATTGCACAGCCTGCAAACACAGAGAGATCAATCCTATACAAAGTGGTGATATTTTAACTCTGTTGTGTACATTCTGCCTCCCAGTGCGAAAACATCACGTCAGCATATTcctcctcacctctcctctcGACCCTGGCCAACACAGATTCGACCGCCGTGGCGAGGAGAGGGGTTGTTGCAGGACCGCTGCCTCACCTCAAATCCGAtaccacagctgctgctgcactggcCCCATGAAGACCAGGGAGTCCAGCCGCCATTCCTGAGGGACAGAATTGGAAATCCATGTTTTTTAGGGCACACAAAAGCTCCACTCTCTTTAAACTTGTTTCAAGCACCAGCAGTTGTTAGCTGTTGTTTCAGGAATACTTCAACCcccaaatatacatatatatagaaaTGGACATTTTGGGGACATTTTTAGCTTGGAAATGTAGCAACAATTCAACATTATCAAGATTATGAGCCACATATTTCACAATTAGCTCATTCAGCTTCACAGACTACACAACTAGCTTTACATTCCAACTTGCccacttttaaaatgtttattagtCCAGTATTAACTCTTAGCAGGTACTTTAATGATCAAACCGTAAGGTTGCATTGGTTTAACTATTTCCAGCTTTGCCCTGATATAAAATCAGCAGCTTCCTAATGACTACCCCTATGTTTGGATATTTGCATAAAGAGACTGTACCTGGAACAGTTTGCCACCTGGATAGTTGGGCCTTTACATTCGACCCCGCCACATCGGGCCAGAGGTCCGTCACACGAGCGTGACCGGCACGCACAGCTGCTGACGGAGCCCTCGCCGTCATCATGGTTACAAGGTTGCCATGGCGCCCAAGAACCAAAACCGCCATCCTGTGTCAAGTTCCTCACCTCGAAGAGAGGATTTAAGGGGATTAAAGTCCACACCATGTGCACatgaatatgtcacatttgcCTTAATGCACCAAAATGGTCTAAATCTACTGCTTGATGCCCTGTAATTATAAATATTGCCAAAATATTATTACTTAATATAGCACTGTgtaataaacaaatacaaattaatttAAAGGGGACCTTTTATGCTCATtgtcaggttcatacttgtattttgggtttctactaaaacatgtttacatgctttaatggtcaaagAATGCTTTATATTTCATacagtctgtgctggaacacctgtattcaccttTTGTCTGAAATGCTAAGCTTGTGAAAAATCACAACTAAAAGattttaaaccaaaatcttGACACCTGGAAATTGTTCCAGCAAAAACATGATCCGAAGCTGGGGGAAAATTAGCAATATCGGCCAACCAAAATTACATGTTtccttgatgttagcatgtagctacatgtagcagtgtacttgcagctggggaatgactgtagtGTTGCGTAGAAGCACTTTTTACAATGAAAAATtgccaataaaagcttctataTAGGGCACCCCGGTAGCTACAGCCTATTTATTATTAAGACTAATTCCTTACCGCAGCGCCCAAGTCAGGAGTCCGGCCCATTGCCCTTTGCTACAGGTCCTTTGCTCACTCCTCCCTTTCACAACTGTCTCTATCCCTCAGTAAAGCATGAAAACTGCcaaaaatctgtaaaaaataaaagcttttaaacacatccggacatgttccagcaggaataagATCCGGAACTGGTGGGAAATTAGCTCcactggcaaccaagattacatgtttccctgatgttagcatgtagctacatgtagcagtgtatgtaatgcaAATACTTGCATTCACGGGCCTGGAGCAGAAGACCataaaaagaaatctgtcacaagctgacgtcagcttgtaGGTAAAGTAGAAAAGAATGTTgtaaacagagtattcagaattatctgaagcctgaggtttttgcccacagggattacttttacatatgtttacctgATTAATTAAAACTTTGGCAATTTTAATGTGGACATCTGACATTGCAACATTTTATATcggacagaaaataaggaaaagcataataggtcccctttaattcATTATAGATTATAAGATTGctgacaatgtttttttttgacaataaCCTCACGGAAATCAAAGAGGAATTCTTtcagacatttttcatgaaATCCTCcagtattttaaaatacaatgtTAATAAAGTAAGGACCAATGCACCAgactgactgtgtgtgcatCTTACTGGGCACTCAGTGATGTTTTGGGTCCACTGGTTCATGTTGGAGCTCTCCTCGATGGTGGTGCAGTGCTTCTGTTTGTGATCCCAGCCGCAGTAAGGGTCCCGAGCTTCCATGCACTGACTAATGTGAGTGCAGACAACCATTTGTTACAGTTGCATAAACGTCAAGTCAAAAGCTCCGATGGTCTTCACATTTCTacagtgtgcattcagcagGATGTTTCAAGATAATCATTGTTTTCCCTGTTTCAAGTAGGAGTGCTGCTGGAGGGACTGATACTGAGACATCATACAATATTTTGTAAGGTTGTCAACATATTCTAGTAGCATCAACAAACTCATTTAATGCCTGCTTATGTAATGTCTGCTCTGCCAAAATATGGACTGACAGTTCAAAAGCAGTTTCTTTACGGGGGAAATAAACTGGGCTCTTAACATAATCATCTTTGTCAGCGTTTATTGCGGGCCTTTCAGACTTGGCCACCCACATGTGTTTGTCTCTTTAATGGCACTAACTTCATCAATCTCTTTAAGTATTTTCAAGTTGAGTTAGTAATTTGCACACCGGCACTAGCAGTAGCTGCAAGCCCACAAAGTGAGATGACTCCCAAATTTGAAACTGCGACTTGGACCAAAGGACTGACTGCAGAAAATCGAAATAAATCTAAGTCTCATTACTGAAAGCCTCATTTACTTTTTGGAAATATTATGTTGCAGTTTTGTACATTGGGTCATACCGTTCAGTTGGATAGCTGGAGCAGCGCTCTAATGGGATCTTCACCAGTCTGTCATCAAGCCCAACTATCAGAGATCTGTCACTGTGGAGGATCTGCAGGCTCTTGATTGGTCCGATCTGCCCTTGAGGGAGAAGCCTGAGCTCCTCCAGGTAGCAGCCTTGAAGGCTTTTATTGGTTGTGGAGAGAGTCTTCAGGATGGTGCCGTACTCTGATTAGACAAATGAGAAACTGATGAAACTGATCTACTCTCTTCATCTGAGTTTATTATTACTCAATTTTACCCCAGCTTTCTCCGGTCTTGCTCACCAGTGCCAATGTACATGACATGGTAGAGGGTGTCTCGGCCCTGCACGATGTCCACCACCAGCTTGGAGAATCGCAGGTTGTCCTGGGTGAGCAGAGGGTTGATGGTGACCGGCTGGACCACATCGTTCATGAGGAAGAGTCGCTGGGCATCCTGGAGGCTGCGCTCTGTCAAGTTCCCCCCGGGACCTCCCTCCTCCAGTGTGCCACACTGAGGGAGTAATGTCAGGTATTACGGACATAGGCTGGTGGTTTTcaaacatgtttctgatatcTTTTTTAACAATCTTTCCTCTCAAAAAACAAATCCTGTGCACACAAGCACAAATCAAAATGCATGCTAAACCAAAAAGTGGCAATATAACCGTAGCCCCTGAAGCCATGTTGGCCAATCATGCAAAGAAGtagaggaagagaaaaatgtTGGACAATCAGAAGTCTGAAAAACAGCTATTTCCAGAAGGCTATCTGGAGCAGTCACCTCTGTCGCTCCTCTGACGCCTGTGTTTTTCTCAGTATAgtggaaaagaaaacactgactaCAACTAACTGCACAACAAcctgaagctccaggaaatacaccccaccaaagatGAACCCGCTGTAGCTATGGAGGATGCCTGTAGCCCTAcgctggctaaacaaccaaaactggattttacttgtggacagctgcaggctacaaggAACAAATGACTAATGAAGCTTGTtgctggatatgtggtggaaGAAATGTTGCATATCTCCATGATGGATTCTCCCATCTTTCAGACAGATCCTTGGGAAAATACCAGTCACAGGCAACAGCAGACCCCCAGATAAAATATCATTTGCAAGCTATGTAGCCTTGGCTGTGCTTACCGgtgattaccctgacattcacacagaggagcaCATGCAAAGTCTGAATCTAGAGGAGAAAGGAGTGTGAAAGCTGCAGGAGGCCATCACAGTGTATGTTAAATAAAAGCAAATCTGAAGTTTAAAATAACTAAACTACCGCACATGAAATGCAGAGATTACATAAACTGAAATGTCACGACAATGTCCCTGCAGCCCATATTGGGGAACATTTTGTATATGCGTTAGGAAACTTGCCAAGCACTTATTGTTGCAGATATATTTGACAGGGCTGAGCTAGAACTTTCTTTGTGCCACACTGCAATAAGCTATCTCTGCACTTGGCACCGTAACACGAAATGAGTGTCAGTCTTTAGAAAACTTCTCGGAGGATAGGAAACTGTGGAAGGACAAGACTTCCTGCTTCACATTTTCTCAGCTATCAACATCATGTTGTCAGAGAAGAATAGCTGTATGGAGCCAGGTTGTTTAAACGTGAGTTACCTGAAAATTGGGTATGGGGTTTGGGGtggagagccaggcggtgcggGGGTTCTCCTGGTAGCGGAAGGGTCCGTTGAAGGCCTGGGTGATGGAACTCAGATTGAAGGCACAGACGGCAGAAGCTGATATACTGTTCCTAAAGGACGGGAGGGTGTGATTAGACAGGGCAAAACAACAGCACTCCCATTTTCTGTTTGAGAAAGAACGTTAACCCACAATGAACATTATTACTCACACGTTAGTGGTGAAGATGCCATAGATCAGGTCCTGCTCTGGTAAGTAAAAGGTGCTCTGCAGCTCGTTGTAGTAAAAGGGGATTTCTCCTGAGCGTGAGCAGTTGAGTCTGGCCTTCATGAAGGTGGTCCAGGTGTCTTCCAACAGGAAACGTCCACCCATATCGTTCTTACAGACCCGGGCCACGCGAGAGAACACTATCTTCCCACAGTCATTTTCAACAGCAGTTTCTCTCAGGAAGAAGTAGGCAAACCGACCGATCTCATACACAGACACGAAATTAGGCTCTAAAAGACACAGGAGGAATGAAAACATATGACACCCACACACATCAAGAGAAGACAAGAGGAGTTAGTGTTTGTTTACCGTTGAGCCATTTGGAGTTGTACTGGGCGGTGCGCAGTGGCGGCATGTTCCCCAGGCTCCTGTAGATGACGGGGTCACGTCCTGAGAAGTCGATCACTGTTGCAGCATACAACTCGCCCCGCTCTGTTACCATGGCAGTGGAGTTGTGGCGTGGGTCATAGGGACAGCGGGCAACACCATTCACTGTGTCCAACACCTGGCTGATATTATCAATCTGACAGGAGGTGGaaacatataaaaacacaactgaatTCACAACAAACGAATAAATGAAAGAGTGCTACGGTGatacagtttattttaaagccaacatggaagttagCGTCGGTCTGGTTCCCTCGACAACAAGCCAGTGGTATTTTttcactggatttttttttatcattgcaGAAAATTAGCCCAgtggcaaacaaacgtttatgatacAAACCCGTTTTGCTTAAACAAAACAGTATAGTCTCTGAAGCATTAACTTTCATGGACACCAGGAAGTGCTAAACTGCTAAATTATttttgggttttaggactcattcctgcagaaCTCTGTTAGAGGGAAATACAGAATCTGCAGCTTCTGTTTTAATATTTGATTCGCACTGTGGGTTGCAATTTAATTTACTTAACTTTTGTGGTGGTGAAAGGTGACTTTATAAAAACCTATTATTTATGTTAATAACTTCTAGGGTCATAAAGCCAACAAAACCAATTATTCATAAGCATTCATTTCACAGAAGAGCCTCCTTTTTAGGGCTGAAATGATGAGTCattaatcaattttttttaattgcacagAAGTGCTTCACAATTTACTGGTTCCATCttttcaaatgtgaggattttatgcatttttctcttttatgcCATGTAAATGGAAAATCTTTTGATTTGAAAGAAATCTAACAggaattttttttaactatttttcTATTCCATAGTCTAAACATTTCATTAatcaataaagaaaatatttgacGGATTAATcaaaaatgagaaatgaaaatAACCATCAGTTTCTACTCCtgtgattttgaaaaaaaaaaaaagttttcaaagattgcataatgtgttttttctacCTTAAGGCAGCACTTAGTTTGAATTCTTTCATTACAGTACAAAAAATAACTTGAAGAGGCTTTAAATTGTCTTGAGATTCTGTTGTGAATGAGTTCTCACTTGTATTTTTTCAGATTAATTTTGATCCCGATGGCTCAACAAAACTTGCTTCATCACATCTCATGATGGTCAACTGTTGTACCAACCTTCCTGTTTATGCAGACTGGGGTGAAAGCATTGGTACCACACATGAAGAGCGTCCCCCCACTTATAAGCAAAACCCGGATGTAGTTTTGACACTCCTCCTGCGGACAAACACACCACAACTCAGCTTTGTTCATCATTAGCCTTtcacacagcagacattttgacttgtcgcAGCAGTCACAGTACTTGTGACAGTGAGgaagcatgcacaataccagcaACATGTGAttaaagcagctaaatggaattcagccatcattattttcattatttacacctgtgcttctcgaactgtgacatgtcaaaatgtcctgtgaaaaaggtctattAATAAAACCTTATTTCAGGTGATCCGCATGTTGAATAGAGTGAAAGAGGACTGTTAtatgacatgacacactacCTCAGACTTCCCCTTGCTCTGACATGAGCGCTTTGTGTCTTCATCGGGCGCCCATTCTGCCTCCTGGGGaacaaaaatattaatgttttggtttgtttacaaCGAAATTAACTTATACAGCATCACAGCACAGACAGAAGTTTAGGTACCGGCACTTCATGCTACATGTAATaagaaaatcagaaaacacacctGGAACATTTGCGCAAAATTTAAAGGACTGGTTAAACATTTTGGTAAATATgcttattcacttttttttgcctttggaCAGAAGAGCTGTTTCCCTCCTACTTCCAGTCTCTATGTAAAGCTAAGCTATCAGACCTGACAGCTAGTGACGTGCGAAAGAGACcaaacaaatcatttttaacGACTGTTTTTCGGTGTCCAGTATTAACCGGGTCAGCCTGAGGAACGTCCGAGTGTTCATGAAACCCAACTTTTCCAATTCGCCCTCTTATCATGGGGTTCTGCTCGTGCTGCCCACTATGGTGGGTGAATGAGACGTGATTAAATCGGACTCAAGTCCCGACAGCCAGGCAGCTACACTCACTGAACGAGAGCAAATGAAGTGTGAACGAGCCAGGATCGATTAAATCGGACTTGAGTCCTCGAGAGACCTCCACTAGCCAAAGTCAATGGTGCATTTACGTGCTACGTCAATAAATCTTCCAacttcagtgtgttcatgtgctttaAGCTGTAATGTGGAAACATGGATACTACAAACTAGGAGCATTTAAACAACACGTTGGTAAcaaagaggaaaggaaacagTTCAGGTGAGCCATGAAATAGGATGGATTTTCCAGATTACTCCAACAACACATGAATGCAACACAAGGCTGAAGAGGTAACTCTCATGGTACTGATCTTAAAAAAACAGACTACATACATGTGGGATGCTGAATTAATACATTACAAtcaatgtatttaattttactCATGTAACCGTACACATGATGGCTATATCTTCCTAAAGTATCAAAACTCAAAAGGTTTGAAAGGTTGAAAGGATCACTAAGAGCGGCAGAAAATAtgcccaaaatgttgaactattcctttaagcaaaaaatgtgtgtgtgtgaaacaaaaacacatattaaacacattcACTTaaaatttttaataaatatttacagAATTTTTTTCACcatattactttttaaaaatgtaaaaaaaagtatttaaagtacatatttaaataaatcaaatatagttttattcatttttatcaaTTCAAATTTTTGCTTGTATAACAGAGAAATTAGTTAAACTACAAACTAAAAGGTGTCACATCTCTTATCTCTTACAACTTACGCTCTTGGCTGGGCTAATGTTACCTGTATAAGCGAGGCGTCACTCAAATTCAGTCTAAAGAGGAAGTTTCTGTAAAAGAGATGCTTCATGTTAGAGATAATGTTGACTGGATGCTGTTTGTCCGCTTTAAGTGTATTTATTTGTCACCTTGCTCCCACAATCAGCTGGTTTCTGCTCAGGTCCAGGGCCAGCTGGGAGAAATCCTTCACTCCTGGGTGGGAGAACTCCGACATCCACGGCCTCAGCgctggacagagagagaacaacAGGATGGTGGGACATGTAAGGGAGAAAAGTCATGCAGAGTCATgataaaaaatgtgtgtgggaACCCCTGACCACCAAATGGTACCTGGCTCACAGCTCCAGGCCCCTCAGTGTTTTACTGATGTGTCACATTTCTCTGCAGTGAATCACCTGATCCCTCAGCTCTGCGACTTCCTGTGAGCCATTTGACCTGATGCCAGAATGGAGGCTCAGGACAAGGCTTCAAAAAAGGCTAGTTGAAATGATTACAGTATCAACAGGAATATTAATAAAAGCAATGCCCTTGGTATGACTCTTTTATCGTATTGCAGTacatttcaatttaattttattctgtatgtttttatttgccTGACTTTATTTAATTGCACATTGTTTTTTACCCTGGAAAGCACGCTGTGACTTTGTTTATGAAAGGTGCTCtatcaataaagtttattattacaataaattaaattaaatggacTTGATTTAAAACCTCTACCCCGGGCAGGATGACAGCAAACCAAAAACTGAACAGTAAACAAGCCACTGGCTGTTTACATCATCTTTGGGTAGTGTGTGAACAAACCACATAAAGTGCAACAAATGAATCCTTCTCACACTGCTTCAGAGCAATTTACTGGTGTCTAAATTAACGCTGGTCCCTTTTATTGGACGGCCTAGCTTGTGGGACAAAGTATCCAATACAATAACAACATAGTTTGCCAGTGCGACACTGTGAGCTGAATGGAAGCTGACATCCTGTCAAAATAATATCATCACAGACCCTTTCACAGTTGTTAGACAGCTGAATAAGGACATTTAATGAGGCCATGCTGTAGACACtcaaaacatttattcatttcatatAAACCTTTCTGTCTGTTCAAATGTCCAAACATAATTCTAGAATAATAAAACCTATAACTTTTAACTGCGAGCGTTGATGCATAAGATAGCTCTTTAATACAGATTAATGCCACCTGAGAGCTTTTAACACTGCCGT belongs to Epinephelus lanceolatus isolate andai-2023 chromosome 24, ASM4190304v1, whole genome shotgun sequence and includes:
- the LOC117255090 gene encoding semaphorin-5B-like, with translation MVTSGWGAWALSPCGLVLIICSSVCLSQQPHIKPVDCSRKEHPVVSYQALRPWMSEFSHPGVKDFSQLALDLSRNQLIVGARNFLFRLNLSDASLIQEAEWAPDEDTKRSCQSKGKSEEECQNYIRVLLISGGTLFMCGTNAFTPVCINRKIDNISQVLDTVNGVARCPYDPRHNSTAMVTERGELYAATVIDFSGRDPVIYRSLGNMPPLRTAQYNSKWLNEPNFVSVYEIGRFAYFFLRETAVENDCGKIVFSRVARVCKNDMGGRFLLEDTWTTFMKARLNCSRSGEIPFYYNELQSTFYLPEQDLIYGIFTTNVNSISASAVCAFNLSSITQAFNGPFRYQENPRTAWLSTPNPIPNFQCGTLEEGGPGGNLTERSLQDAQRLFLMNDVVQPVTINPLLTQDNLRFSKLVVDIVQGRDTLYHVMYIGTEYGTILKTLSTTNKSLQGCYLEELRLLPQGQIGPIKSLQILHSDRSLIVGLDDRLVKIPLERCSSYPTERQCMEARDPYCGWDHKQKHCTTIEESSNMNQWTQNITECPVRNLTQDGGFGSWAPWQPCNHDDGEGSVSSCACRSRSCDGPLARCGGVECKGPTIQVANCSRNGGWTPWSSWGQCSSSCGIGFEVRQRSCNNPSPRHGGRICVGQGREERLCNEKKPCPLPVLWTAWGPWAHCSAECGGGVHSRTRTCENGNSCPGCSTEYKACNLEACPEVRRNTPWTPWMPVNVSQDGSRQEQRFRYTCRALLPDPQQLQLGKKKMETRFCPNDGSGACQTDSLVEDLVKTSGRTLSQPQGVRWGLWETWSSCSQQCSRGFRTRKRSCSTAEGRTNPSACVGSPVEYQDCNTKPCPVSGAWSCWSSWSQCSASCGGGHYQRTRTCSNPPPASGGDICIGLHTEEALCNTHACEDWGEWTEWGDCDEDGRQHRTRRCSEDQQAEASLCQGNITQSRPCQPHEVPVILPGQEDQSCGTFTLFQLVAVGSASFFAAALLSALAYTYCHQLNRPSAESAVIHPSTPNHLTYNKQGNATPKNEKYIPMEFKTLNKNNLHVNDETCNHFPSPLPSSNMFTTTYYPPSLSKYDFHPDSPCRTYMHS